One genomic window of Syngnathus acus chromosome 11, fSynAcu1.2, whole genome shotgun sequence includes the following:
- the rbm24a gene encoding RNA-binding protein 24, with amino-acid sequence MHTTQKDTTYTKIFVGGLPYHTTDSSLRKYFEVFGEIEEAVVITDRQTGKSRGYGFVTMSERSAADRACKDPNPIIDGRKANVNLAYLGAKPRVMQPGFTFGVPQIHPAFIQRPYGIPTHYVYPQAFVQPSVVIPHVQPTAAATVPAPATSPYIDYTGAAYAQYSAVSAAATAAYDQYPYAASPAAAGYVTAAGYGYAVQQPLAAAGAAAPGSAAAAATAVAFGQYQPQQLQADRMQ; translated from the exons ATGCACACCACGCAAAAGGACACCACCTACACTAAGATCTTCGTCGGAGGCTTGCCCTACCACACCACCGACTCCAGTCTCAGGAAGTACTTTGAGGTGTTTGGCGAGATCGAGGAGGCGGTGGTCATCACTGACAGGCAGACCGGCAAGTCTCGGGGCTATGGCTTT GTTACCATGTCGGAGCGCTCGGCCGCCGACCGGGCCTGCAAGGACCCCAACCCCATCATTGACGGCAGGAAGGCCAACGTCAACCTGGCCTACCTGGGGGCCAAGCCTCGAGTGATGCAGCCGG GTTTTACCTTTGGAGTCCCCCAAATTCACCCTGCCTTCATCCAAAGGCCTTATGG CATCCCGACGCACTACGTGTACCCTCAGGCCTTCGTGCAGCCCAGCGTGGTGATCCCGCACGTGCAgcccaccgccgccgccactgTGCCAGCCCCCGCCACCTCCCCGTACATCGACTACACAGGAGCGGCCTACGCTCAGTACTCGGCCGTTAGCGCGGCGGCAACCGCCGCATACGACCAGTATCCCTACGCCGCCTCGCCTGCCGCCGCTGGCTACGTGACTGCCGCCGGGTACGGCTACGCAGTCCAGCAGCCTCTTGCGGCTGCCGGCGCCGCCGCTCCGGGTTCAGCGGCTGCAGCTGCCACCGCAGTTGCCTTCGGCCAGTATCAGCCTCAGCAGCTGCAAGCAGACCGCATGCAATAG